The sequence AAGGTTTTGCCAGGTTGCTTCATACATTTCAAGTGGCTTGAATGGCAGAGGAATGACCTGTCCGGGTGGCAGTTCTGGCACCATCGCATTCACATTCACCAATGCACCATAAGCTCCCATCGACCAGCGGCTAATCGTTAACCAGGCGAGCTTACCAGGAATACCCTTCAAATCAAACAATACGCCCGACAGAATGATTTGCGGGATCATAATAAGTGGCAGGATATTGTTCGCTTCATTTTCATTTTTAGCCATCGCCGAAAGCATCAAACTCAGGCTAATACTGGCAAATAGCGTTAGTCCAGTTGTGATCCCTAAACCCAGGCTCCAGGGGATCAGCTCAGGTTCAGGAGCATGAAAGCCAATGAGTACCGCAACCAGAATGAGGAATGTTTGGGCAAGCGCTAACCCCCAACGCAGCAAGAATTTTGAGGCTAAGTAAGGCAGTAATCCTAGATTAATTAATCGTTCTCTAGTGTAAATTGCAGATTCTTTGACAATTTCTCGGACAGAACTGGCAAGCCCAATCCAGATGGCAATGCAGCTAAAGACAAAGAGAACGCGCAACGCAGAAGGAGCTTGAGTAATATCAGGTGAATCGAGCTTTGCTAATGGAGTACTGCCCTGCAAAATCCAGGCGGTTAAGCCGATCGCAATCGGTCCGGAAAGTAAGGCGAGCAGCAGACTGGCACGATCGCGCAGCATCAACCGCAGATATCGCTGGCTCAGCAGCACCAACTGTTTGAACGGGGAAATTCCGGTATAGACCCTATCATCTGTACTGAACTGATTCGTTTTTCCGGGGCTGAGTGCAGCTTGAATATAGGTTTGGTGTTCTGGTGAGTTGAGATATCGCTGCGCCCAATACTCTACCGTTGCTTGAACTTCGGCTTTGGTTACTCCCTGGTCTAACTTGATGTAAATATCTGAGAAGTATTTGAGATCATTTGAAGGCATTTCAAAGAACTGCAAGGCTCCTTGAGGAGGCCCAAAATAGCAGAGTTTTCCCCCCCGGCCCATAAAGGTAATCCGATCGCAGACCTCAATATTGGCAGTCGCATGAGTAACTAGCACGATCGTTCGTCCCTGGTCAGCGAGTTCTCGCAGCAGCCTCATCATCTCCTTATCCAGCCCTGGATCAAGCCCCGATGTTGGCTCGTCTAGAAAAAACAGCTTTGGATCGGCTAATAACTCCACCCCAATGCTGACCCGCTTGCGTTGTCCTCCACTGAGATTACGCACAAAATTCGTTCTGACATGGCTCAGCTTAGTCTGCTCTAAGGTTGCGTTCACCACCTGGGTCACATCTGTATCTGGCGGTAGCCGCAGTCTGCAAGCAAACTCCAACACTTCTTCGACTCTCAGATCGAGATGCACAATATCATCTTGAGGAACATAGCCAATCTGCGATCGATACATTGCCCAGTTTTGGCGCAGATCGTCCCCATTCAAAAACACCTTACCCGCAGTTGTTGGCTCAATCCCGACTAAGGATTTCATTAAGGTTGATTTTCCTGCACCGCTGCCGCCAATCAAAGCGACGAGTTGCCCGGGTTCAATCACCAGCGATACATCATTGAGAATGACTTTTTCGCCATTCTGCTTGTCTGTCACGGTTCGCCGTAGCCGATGTACATCTAAGCGAATTTGGCTGCCTGTATCAAGGAGTTCTAGCGTTTCGTCGCGATACAGTAAGCTAAATGGACCGATTTTAATTGTGTTCTCATACTGAAGAGGGGTACGTTTATCAACTCGCTGTCCATCAACAAAAGTGCCGTTGGTGCTCAGGTCTTGCAGCACATATCCTTGTTGAGCATCGGGATAAATGATGGCGTGCAGTCGGGAAACAGTGGGCGCATCTAAGCGCATAGAGGCATAAGTTTCGGCACTGGGAGCACGCCCAAGCTGTACAGGCCAGTTCTTTAAACCTCTCAACGAGAGACGCCGCCTGCTTGGCATCACTAGACGACTGCTGGTTGGATTTAAGTATGTGAGGAGAATCTGGTTTTCTGGAGATTGACCAATCTTAATGCAGTCGCCATCTTTTAGTAGATGCCCATCCAAAAAGCTGATGCGAGTCTGGTTAACAAACAAGCCATTGCGGCTGGGGCTGGTTCCATCGCCATCATAAATGCGATAGTCTGCTCCCTCTTTCTCCAAGATCGCCTGCCGTCGCGAAAGGACTTCCCAGCCATCTTCAGGTAGGGCAAGATCAGCCCACCCACTGCCCCGTCCGAGCCGGTGTCGATCCTGTTCCAAAAAGAGCCGCAGAATTTGCCCTTGATTGTTGTTCAGCTCTACAAAGGGTTGGGGGTTTAGGATTGTGGCTTGGTGAAAGCTACCAGTCATTCGATCGCTGAATTTAACGCACTTTCAACAGGGAGGTCACACTCTCTTACAGTTCCAGCCTGACTGGACTAGACAGTGCAACATAGAGATTTTTCGATGAAGCAGAGACTCAATAATGTCTCTTGACAATTCAGAACCAATAGGGACGCGACATAGACGAATAACTTCTCAGGCTCCAGTTCGCTAACCCAGAATCGAGCGTTTATTTTCTTTAATTGTTTCCAACTAAATCTATAGGTGGAAGTATAGCAAGCTCCGTGCATAAACCTCAAAAACAATCGTATACAGCATTAAAGCAATTAACTTGAGCCAAGTTTGAACGGGGATCAGCTTGAGGTGATTCCAAAAGTAAAAATGTGAGGCTCAAAATCAAAAATATTGAGGTAAGTCCTATGATTCG is a genomic window of Trichocoleus sp. containing:
- a CDS encoding ATP-binding cassette domain-containing protein: MTGSFHQATILNPQPFVELNNNQGQILRLFLEQDRHRLGRGSGWADLALPEDGWEVLSRRQAILEKEGADYRIYDGDGTSPSRNGLFVNQTRISFLDGHLLKDGDCIKIGQSPENQILLTYLNPTSSRLVMPSRRRLSLRGLKNWPVQLGRAPSAETYASMRLDAPTVSRLHAIIYPDAQQGYVLQDLSTNGTFVDGQRVDKRTPLQYENTIKIGPFSLLYRDETLELLDTGSQIRLDVHRLRRTVTDKQNGEKVILNDVSLVIEPGQLVALIGGSGAGKSTLMKSLVGIEPTTAGKVFLNGDDLRQNWAMYRSQIGYVPQDDIVHLDLRVEEVLEFACRLRLPPDTDVTQVVNATLEQTKLSHVRTNFVRNLSGGQRKRVSIGVELLADPKLFFLDEPTSGLDPGLDKEMMRLLRELADQGRTIVLVTHATANIEVCDRITFMGRGGKLCYFGPPQGALQFFEMPSNDLKYFSDIYIKLDQGVTKAEVQATVEYWAQRYLNSPEHQTYIQAALSPGKTNQFSTDDRVYTGISPFKQLVLLSQRYLRLMLRDRASLLLALLSGPIAIGLTAWILQGSTPLAKLDSPDITQAPSALRVLFVFSCIAIWIGLASSVREIVKESAIYTRERLINLGLLPYLASKFLLRWGLALAQTFLILVAVLIGFHAPEPELIPWSLGLGITTGLTLFASISLSLMLSAMAKNENEANNILPLIMIPQIILSGVLFDLKGIPGKLAWLTISRWSMGAYGALVNVNAMVPELPPGQVIPLPFKPLEMYEATWQNLSLNWGILGLHILVYFSIALWLQKRKDIV